One segment of Brassica napus cultivar Da-Ae chromosome C3, Da-Ae, whole genome shotgun sequence DNA contains the following:
- the LOC106388337 gene encoding endochitinase At2g43620 has translation MDTHQRVILFLFTLTIITKTVFSQHCSTTGCAGNLCCSRYGYCGTTSAYCGTGCRRGPCSSGATPVSPTPTGGTGGLNAEPRDTIANVVTQSFFDGIMSKVGNGCPAKGFYTRQAFIDAAQSFPAYQGAVSKREIAAMLAQFSHESGNFCYKEEIARGRYCQASTVYPCQPGKDYYGRGPIQITWNYNYGAAGKFLGLPLLTDPDMVARSPEVAFKCAMWFWNQNVRPVLDQGFGATTRKINGGECNGRRPAAVQSRVDRYLEFCRTFGITPGTSLSC, from the exons atggatactCATCAAAGAGTAATCCTCTTTCTTTTCACCTTAACCATCATAACCAAAACCGTGTTTTCACAACACTGCAGTACAACCGGTTGTGCGGGCAACCTATGCTGCAGTAGATATGGATATTGTGGCACCACATCTGCCTACTGCGGCACCGGGTGCAGAAGAGGACCTTGCAGCTCAGGAGCCACACCTGTCTCACCAACTCCTACCGGCGGCACAGGCGGTCTAAACGCTGAGCCTCGTGATACCATTGCAAACGTTGTCACACAATCGTTTTTCGATGGTATCATGAGCAAAGTAGGAAACGGCTGTCCAGCAAAAGGGTTCTACACTCGTCAGGCTTTCATTGATGCAGCTCAATCTTTCCCAGCCTATCAGGGAGCCGTCTCTAAGCGTGAGATTGCGGCCATGTTGGCTCAGTTCTCACACGAATCTGGAA atttttgttacAAAGAAGAAATAGCGCGAGGAAGGTACTGCCAAGCTAGCACAGTATACCCTTGTCAACCGGGGAAGGACTACTACGGTCGCGGTCCGATCCAAATCACATGGAACTACAACTACGGCGCAGCAGGAAAGTTCCTTGGACTCCCTCTCTTGACTGATCCAGATATGGTGGCTCGTAGCCCTGAAGTTGCCTTTAAGTGTGCCATGTGGTTCTGGAACCAAAATGTTCGTCCGGTCCTGGACCAAGGCTTTGGAGCTACCACAAGGAAGATCAACGGTGGGGAATGCAACGGTCGGCGTCCTGCAGCGGTGCAAAGCAGAGTTGACCGCTACTTGGAGTTCTGTAGGACGTTTGGGATCACTCCTGGAACTAGTCTTAGTTGCTAA
- the LOC106388338 gene encoding signal recognition particle 14 kDa protein, translating into MVLLQLDPFLNELTSMFEKSQDKGSVWVTLKRSSLKSKLQKRKLSSAGESIEYRCLIRATDAKKTISTSVGAKDHLRFQASYATILKAHMTALKKRERKDRKKSTEAEKKEGTSTTTSKPTKKL; encoded by the exons ATG GTTTTACTACAGTTGGATCCGTTCCTCAATGAACTCACGAGCATGTTTGAGAAAAGTCAAGACAAGGGTTCTGTCTGGGTTACTTTGAAAAGAT CGTCTTTGAAGTCTAAGCTGCAGAAGAGGAAGCTGAGCTCAGCTGGAGAATCTATAGAGTACAGATGCCTTATTCGAGCAACTGATGCTAAGAAAACGATCTCTACTTCG GTTGGGGCTAAGGATCACCTGAGATTTCAAGCATCATATGCTACTATTCTTAAGGCTCACATGACTGCTTTGAAGAAGAGGGAGAGGAAAGACCGGAAGAAATCCACAGAGGCTGAGAAGAAAGAAGGCACTTCAACCACTACTAGTAAACCCACCAAGAAACTTTGA
- the LOC111197784 gene encoding something about silencing protein 10 — MGKKGGFKKRVSKSAKPRNDFVDGEYDDEIDAFHKQRDIVPLDVNDDTDDSSDEDDVQPVFDLKGVDEDEDEEDEDTEEEEEDKGLIAKMVGQNKYLKAKFGAVDDEMADDDNDQDEENKRVTWGSRKNAYMNADNVDFENLSSDDEDLKLEEDEVLRMRAEQTGSITAADAGLEDDSEEEESDRELTMEEISVKGKKGTKSITDKKEKDVEVIKKDINSLSKEEQMDVVYSSAPEIVGLLSELNDAVEELENKINPVMSKLKEEGVPLTGGARYLEVKQILLLAYCQSITFYFLLKSEGQPIRDHPVLARLVDIKALLDKIKELDGELPPGFEESLARMQKVVKEDATSSPVSASEVKITQDTVEPVKISKSKADTKKKGEKRKHQNDQVDIQSEEMLKLRAALEGKLRSNGVFGSAVSKPDKSQKRQKLANRKLETFDDFVDDADNSTRDVPADKLTKHVSTKRKPKTVSGDDDLPQRDDIGERRRKFELKVLAGAGVKSEEDGKNESEVFGSDDDNDKDDDGDNDMVDSDGESEGEDEFYKQVKQNKQAKRAAKAEIYSREPSSISFEPETVDGKRVVSNAILSNRGLTRHRNKDKKNPRKNYRDKYTDKVKRRKGQVREIRKPTGSYGGEGSGINPNISRSIRIKS; from the exons ATGGGGAAGAAAGGAGGGTTTAAGAAGAGAGTTAGCAAAAGCGCCAAGCCCCGCAACGATTTCGTCGACGGCGAATACGATGACGAGATTGACGCCT TTCATAAACAGAGGGATATTGTTCCCTTGGACGTTAACGATGATACTGATGATTCATCCGATGAGGATGATGTGCAACCTGTTTTTGATTTAAAG GGTGtggatgaagatgaggatgaggaggatgaagacaccgaagaggaagaagaagataaaggactGATTGCTAAAA TGGTAGGGCAAAACAAATATCTGAAGGCCAAGTTTGGTGCTGTTGATGATGAAATGGCTGATGATGATAACGATCAAGATGAGGAAAACAAAAGGGTCACTTGGGGATCCCGAAAGAACGCATATATGAATGCTGATAATGTAGATTTTGAG AACCTATCAAGTGATGACGAAGACCTTAAGTTGGAAGAAGATGAGGTGTTGAGAATGCGGGCAGAACAAACAGGTTCCATTACAGCAGCTGATGCTGGGTTGGAAGATgatagtgaagaagaagaaagcgacAGAGAATTAACCATGGAG GAAATTTCTGTGAAAGGCAAGAAGGGTACAAAATCCATCACAGATAAGAAAGAGAAGGATGTGGAAGTGATCAAGAAAGACATAAACTCTTTGTCCAAAGAAGAGCAAATGGATGTAGTATACAG CTCTGCTCCGGAAATAGTTGGTCTTTTATCTGAGTTGAACGATGCAGTTGAAGAGCTTGAGAATAAGATAAATCCTGTTATGAGCAAG TTAAAGGAAGAAGGGGTTCCGTTGACTGGTGGAGCAAGGTACTTGGAGGTTAAGCAGATTCTGCTACTGGCATATTGCCAATCTATAACATTCTATTTTCTACTCAAGTCTGAAGGGCAACCCATCCGTGATCATCCGGTCCTTGCCCGTCTTGTAGACATCAAAGCTTTATTAGATAAG ATCAAAGAACTTGATGGAGAGCTTCCCCCTGGATTCGAGGAGTCTCTAGCGAGAATGCAAAAGGTCGTCAAAGAAGATGCGACCTCTTCACCGGTTTCTGCTTCAGAAGTCAAAATCACACAAGATACAGTCGAG CCGGTGAAAATCAGTAAATCAAAGGCAGAcacgaagaagaaaggagagaaACGCAAGCACCAG AATGATCAAGTTGATATTCAGAGTGAGGAAATGTTGAAACTTCGGGCTGCTCTAGAGGGAAAGCTAAGAAGCAATGGAGTTTTTGGCTCTGCTGTTTCGAAGCCTGATAAATCTCAAAAACGTCAGAAGTTAGCTAATAG GAAGCTAGAGACATTCGATGATTTTGTGGATGACGCAGACAATAGCACACGTGATGTACCAGCTGATAAGCTCACCAAACATGTGTCCACCAAACGGAAGCCCAAG ACTGTTTCTGGAGATGATGATTTACCGCAAAGGGATGATATTGGAGAACGGCGTAGAAAGTTTGAGCTCAAAGTTTTGGCTGGAGCTGGTGTGAAGTCAGAGGAAGATGGCAAGAATGAAAGCGAGGTCTTTGGATCAGATGACGACAATGATAaggatgatgatggtgataaTGACATGGTTGATAGTGACGGCGAATCAGAAGGCGAAGATGAGTTTTACAAACAAGTGAAACAGAATAAACAAGCTAAACGAGCTGCCAAAGCAGAGATCTATTCAAG GGAACCGTCATCGATCTCGTTTGAACCAGAAACCGTGGATGGCAAACGAGTGGTTTCAAATGCG ATTTTGAGTAACAGAGGATTGACTCGACACCGCAACAAGGACAAAAAGAACCCGAGAAAGAATTACCGG GACAAGTACACGGACAAAGTCAAGAGACGTAAAGGACAAGTCAGAGAGATCAGGAAACCTACGGGTTCATATGGAGGAGAAGGTTCCGGTATCAATCCCAACATAAGCCGAAGCATCCGAATCAAGAGTTAG
- the LOC106388335 gene encoding protein IQ-DOMAIN 14 isoform X2, which yields MEKKGSWFSKIKRVFTPHSKEKLGSEAERKSGKEKRKKGFGKLRCGETSSFLPIYREPSSIEKIFGEAERDHNLVFRPPDLSNPSSPSPPLMPASPKPPPSLPRAHLPRSISPKPPDGSKPLSSSASAPPPPASTRVPSQRVAPPSVLTPKPVPQRVASPQAVSIKPPSPRPTSPRGDSPQALPLNPSPRLETPEPSSPKHPSPRAEPPRLDSPRLPSPKPPSPREEPPRLNAPRATTSRSPSPKAVSPKAVQRQESVPRPEPALSVQHASATKIQATFRGHKARRSFRALKGLARLQGVVKGYNVKRQTVNAMKYMQQVVRVQSQIQSCRIKTLENQAQVEKDEAKWAAFKAGNENWDDSVLTKEERDARSQRKIDAVIKRERYMAYAYSHKLWKNSPKSAQEVQHSGGLSLWWNWGDRQLPLASPVPNHRQPLRDYMQTPTRLSPSRCFSQSSNQHRFRQDNNFDTSTPTSSRSRFLTPSRYSLGKLRGQDSPFKDDDSFASCPPYPRYMAPTVSAKAKVRPNSNPKERVMSTPSVSSETRRMSYPLTQQGLDMFRWNKGSLHMSNSGSHRGPGSPGGVVLEKHKTLKSVGNLSIDTTVSMPATVGRKPFNRYV from the exons ATGGAGAAGAAAGGAAGCTGGTTTTCTAAAATCAAAAGGGTTTTTACTCCACATTCCAAAGAGAAGCTAGGCAGT GAAGCAGAGAGAAAGAGTGGAaaagaaaagaggaagaaggGTTTTGGGAAGCTAAGGTGTGGAGAGACCAGTTCGTTTCTTCCCATCTACAGAGAGCCTAGTAGTATTGAAAAGATCTTTGGTGAGGCTGAGAGAGATCACAATCTTGTTTTCAGGCCTCCTGAtctctcaaatccatcctcacCCTCTCCTCCTCTGATGCCTGCTTCTCCAAAGCCCCCTCCTTCACTTCCTAGAGCACACCTTCCAAGATCTATATCCCCAAAGCCCCCTGATGGATCAAAGCCATTATCATCCTCTGCTAGTGCTCCTCCACCACCTGCTTCTACTCGAGTTCCTTCTCAGAGAGTTGCCCCTCCCAGTGTTCTTACTCCAAAACCAGTTCCACAAAGAGTTGCCTCTCCACAAGCTGTTTCTATAAAGCCTCCTTCTCCAAGACCTACTTCACCAAGAGGTGACTCCCCACAAGCCCTCCCTCTAAATCCTTCTCCAAGATTGGAAACTCCAGAACCATCTTCTCCAAAGCATCCTTCTCCAAGAGCAGAGCCACCAAGGTTGGATAGTCCAAGGCTTCCTTCACCAAAGCCTCCTTCTCCAAGAGAAGAACCGCCAAGATTGAATGCTCCAAGAGCCACTACATCTAGGTCTCCTTCTCCAAAAGCGGTTTCACCTAAGGCTGTGCAGCGACAAGAGAGTGTTCCTAGACCAGAGCCAGCTCTCTCGGTCCAACATGCTTCTGCAACAAAGATTCAAGCAACTTTCAGAGGTCACAAG GCGAGGAGGAGTTTCAGGGCTCTCAAAGGTCTAGCCAGACTTCAAGGGGTGGTGAAAGGATACAACGTGAAGCGGCAGACGGTAAATGCAATGAAGTACATGCAGCAAGTAGTCCGCGTTCAATCCCAGATTCAGTCATGCCGCATCAAAACGTTGGAAAACCAAGCTCAGGTTGAGAAAGATGAAGCAAAATGGGCTGCATTCAAAGCTGGTAATGAAAACTGGGACGACAGTGTGctgacaaaagaagaaagagatgcaAGATCTCAGAGAAAGATTGATGCAGtcatcaagagagaaagatacaTGGCATATGCATATTCTCACAAG TTGTGGAAAAACAGTCCAAAGTCTGCTCAGGAGGTTCAACATTCAGGTGGGCTCTCTCTTTGGTGGAACTGGGGTGATAGGCAGCTTCCTCTTGCTAGTCCTGTACCAAACCATAGGCAGCCACTAAGAGATTACATGCAAACACCAACAAGACTGAGTCCAAGCCGTTGCTTCTCTCAGTCAAGCAACCAACACCGTTTTAGGCAGGACAACAACTTTGACACTTCCACACCAACATCGTCAAGGTCTAGATTTCTCACTCCATCCAGATACTCGTTAGGAAAACTAAGAGGTCAAGATTCACCTTTCAAAGACGATGACAGCTTCGCAAGCTGCCCTCCATACCCGAGGTACATGGCTCCAACGGTCTCTGCCAAGGCCAAAGTTAGACCGAACAGCAATCCAAAGGAGAGAGTGATGAGTACACCATCTGTCAGTAGTGAGACAAGAAGAATGTCGTATCCCCTGACTCAACAAGGTCTCGATATGTTTAGATGGAACAAAGGGTCATTGCATATGAGCAACAGTGGTAGCCACAGAGGTCCTGGTTCACCTGGAGGTGTGGTTCTTGAGAAGCACAAGACACTTAAGTCAGTAGGAAATTTGAGTATTGATACAACTGTCTCTATGCCAGCTACAGTTGGTAGGAAACCGTTTAACAGATATGTGTGA
- the LOC106388335 gene encoding protein IQ-DOMAIN 14 isoform X1 produces the protein MEKKGSWFSKIKRVFTPHSKEKLGSQEAERKSGKEKRKKGFGKLRCGETSSFLPIYREPSSIEKIFGEAERDHNLVFRPPDLSNPSSPSPPLMPASPKPPPSLPRAHLPRSISPKPPDGSKPLSSSASAPPPPASTRVPSQRVAPPSVLTPKPVPQRVASPQAVSIKPPSPRPTSPRGDSPQALPLNPSPRLETPEPSSPKHPSPRAEPPRLDSPRLPSPKPPSPREEPPRLNAPRATTSRSPSPKAVSPKAVQRQESVPRPEPALSVQHASATKIQATFRGHKARRSFRALKGLARLQGVVKGYNVKRQTVNAMKYMQQVVRVQSQIQSCRIKTLENQAQVEKDEAKWAAFKAGNENWDDSVLTKEERDARSQRKIDAVIKRERYMAYAYSHKLWKNSPKSAQEVQHSGGLSLWWNWGDRQLPLASPVPNHRQPLRDYMQTPTRLSPSRCFSQSSNQHRFRQDNNFDTSTPTSSRSRFLTPSRYSLGKLRGQDSPFKDDDSFASCPPYPRYMAPTVSAKAKVRPNSNPKERVMSTPSVSSETRRMSYPLTQQGLDMFRWNKGSLHMSNSGSHRGPGSPGGVVLEKHKTLKSVGNLSIDTTVSMPATVGRKPFNRYV, from the exons ATGGAGAAGAAAGGAAGCTGGTTTTCTAAAATCAAAAGGGTTTTTACTCCACATTCCAAAGAGAAGCTAGGCAGT CAGGAAGCAGAGAGAAAGAGTGGAaaagaaaagaggaagaaggGTTTTGGGAAGCTAAGGTGTGGAGAGACCAGTTCGTTTCTTCCCATCTACAGAGAGCCTAGTAGTATTGAAAAGATCTTTGGTGAGGCTGAGAGAGATCACAATCTTGTTTTCAGGCCTCCTGAtctctcaaatccatcctcacCCTCTCCTCCTCTGATGCCTGCTTCTCCAAAGCCCCCTCCTTCACTTCCTAGAGCACACCTTCCAAGATCTATATCCCCAAAGCCCCCTGATGGATCAAAGCCATTATCATCCTCTGCTAGTGCTCCTCCACCACCTGCTTCTACTCGAGTTCCTTCTCAGAGAGTTGCCCCTCCCAGTGTTCTTACTCCAAAACCAGTTCCACAAAGAGTTGCCTCTCCACAAGCTGTTTCTATAAAGCCTCCTTCTCCAAGACCTACTTCACCAAGAGGTGACTCCCCACAAGCCCTCCCTCTAAATCCTTCTCCAAGATTGGAAACTCCAGAACCATCTTCTCCAAAGCATCCTTCTCCAAGAGCAGAGCCACCAAGGTTGGATAGTCCAAGGCTTCCTTCACCAAAGCCTCCTTCTCCAAGAGAAGAACCGCCAAGATTGAATGCTCCAAGAGCCACTACATCTAGGTCTCCTTCTCCAAAAGCGGTTTCACCTAAGGCTGTGCAGCGACAAGAGAGTGTTCCTAGACCAGAGCCAGCTCTCTCGGTCCAACATGCTTCTGCAACAAAGATTCAAGCAACTTTCAGAGGTCACAAG GCGAGGAGGAGTTTCAGGGCTCTCAAAGGTCTAGCCAGACTTCAAGGGGTGGTGAAAGGATACAACGTGAAGCGGCAGACGGTAAATGCAATGAAGTACATGCAGCAAGTAGTCCGCGTTCAATCCCAGATTCAGTCATGCCGCATCAAAACGTTGGAAAACCAAGCTCAGGTTGAGAAAGATGAAGCAAAATGGGCTGCATTCAAAGCTGGTAATGAAAACTGGGACGACAGTGTGctgacaaaagaagaaagagatgcaAGATCTCAGAGAAAGATTGATGCAGtcatcaagagagaaagatacaTGGCATATGCATATTCTCACAAG TTGTGGAAAAACAGTCCAAAGTCTGCTCAGGAGGTTCAACATTCAGGTGGGCTCTCTCTTTGGTGGAACTGGGGTGATAGGCAGCTTCCTCTTGCTAGTCCTGTACCAAACCATAGGCAGCCACTAAGAGATTACATGCAAACACCAACAAGACTGAGTCCAAGCCGTTGCTTCTCTCAGTCAAGCAACCAACACCGTTTTAGGCAGGACAACAACTTTGACACTTCCACACCAACATCGTCAAGGTCTAGATTTCTCACTCCATCCAGATACTCGTTAGGAAAACTAAGAGGTCAAGATTCACCTTTCAAAGACGATGACAGCTTCGCAAGCTGCCCTCCATACCCGAGGTACATGGCTCCAACGGTCTCTGCCAAGGCCAAAGTTAGACCGAACAGCAATCCAAAGGAGAGAGTGATGAGTACACCATCTGTCAGTAGTGAGACAAGAAGAATGTCGTATCCCCTGACTCAACAAGGTCTCGATATGTTTAGATGGAACAAAGGGTCATTGCATATGAGCAACAGTGGTAGCCACAGAGGTCCTGGTTCACCTGGAGGTGTGGTTCTTGAGAAGCACAAGACACTTAAGTCAGTAGGAAATTTGAGTATTGATACAACTGTCTCTATGCCAGCTACAGTTGGTAGGAAACCGTTTAACAGATATGTGTGA
- the LOC106386866 gene encoding LOW QUALITY PROTEIN: L-type lectin-domain containing receptor kinase V.4 (The sequence of the model RefSeq protein was modified relative to this genomic sequence to represent the inferred CDS: deleted 1 base in 1 codon; substituted 1 base at 1 genomic stop codon) encodes MCFVYLKSLVDFIHXISRYTTIETILDYIIFFPCNPLKLSVIMFSKLWWMVVVILSLSNSERSYCKLVWEGSIGLINGFTSLTNTKKHAYGQTFDDEILTFTNGTVPSFSVSFFFAIVPEHKHKGYHGMAFVISPTRGIPDASADQYLGIFNKANNGNISNHIIAVELDIHKDEEFGDVDDNHVGININGMRSIDSHPAGYYDQDGQFRNISLISGKLLRVTILYSQDKKQLNVTLSSPEEAYHPDRPLLSLNRDLSPFVLEKMYVGFSASTGMVGAMHYLWSRFFTYDLNVHELDFPIPTFPPYPNPKSQVKRTVMVTFLTILLFIALVASALSIFFYKKHKMVKEVLEEWEIQCGPHRFSYKELFKATKGFSDKQLLGKGGFGQVFKGTLPGSDTEIAVKRISHDSRQGMQEFLAEISTIGRLRHQNLVRLQGYCRYKEQLYLVYDFMPNGSLDKYLYRRGNQEPLTWNQRFKIIKDVAYALCYLHHEWGQVVIHRDIKPANVLIDHHMDARLGDFGLAKLYDQGFDPHTSRVIGTIGYIAPELIRSGRATTGTDVYVFGLFMLEVSCGRRLIEPRAPSNEAVLAEWTLECWESGDILEAASERLHAEQDREQVELVMKLGVLCSHQVATIRRDMSKVIKILNCDVQIPDNLLDIVKAEKIRVWSEISERALGVLNTQMSIGTLTLTEPFTSHGR; translated from the exons ATGTGTTTCGTGTATCTGAAGTCATTAGTTGACTTTATTCACTGAATATCAAGATATACAACAATAGAGACTATA CTAGACTATATAATCTTCTTCCCTTGTAACCCTCTCAAATTATCAGTAATCATGTTTAGTAAACTTTGGTGGATGGTTGTAGTGATTCTTTCTCTGTCTAATTCTGAGAGATCTTATTGCAAGCTGGTTTGGGAGGGATCCATTGGGTTGATCAATGGTTTCACGTCGTTGACAAACACCAAGAAGCACGCCTATGGTCAAACCTTCGACGACGAGATACTTACTTTCACGAATGGTACCGTGCCTTCTTTCTCTGTCAGCTTCTTTTTTGCTATTGTCCCTGAGCATAAGCACAAAGGCTATCATGGTATGGCGTTTGTGATCTCTCCCACCAGAGGGATTCCTGATGCATCTGCTGATCAGTACCTTGGAATCTTTAACAAAGCCAACAACGGTAACATCTCGAATCATATCATCGCTGTGGAGCTTGATATACATAAAGATGAAGAGTTTGGTGACGTTGATGATAACCACGTTGGTATCAACATTAATGGAATGAGATCTATTGACTCGCATCCTGCTGGTTATTATGATCAAGATGGTCAGTTCAGAAACATTTCTTTGATCAGTGGAAAGCTACTCAGAGTCACGATTCTGTATAGCCAAGACAAGAAGCAGCTTAATGTCACCTTATCATCACCGGAAGAGGCTTATCACCCCGACAGGCCGCTTCTTTCGCTGAACAGAGATCTGTCCCCATTTGTTTTGGAGAAAATGTATGTCGGCTTCTCAGCCTCAACGGGAATGGTTGGAGCAATGCATTACTTGTGGAGTCGGTTTTTCACATACGATCTTAATGTTCATGAACTAGACTTCCCTATACCGACGTTTCCTCCATATCCAAATCCAAAGTCTCAGGTGAAGCGGACTGTTATGGTGACCTTCTTGACAATTCTTCTCTTTATTGCGCTTGTTGCCTCGGCTTTAAGTATCTTCTTCTATAAGAAACACAAAATGGTAAAGGAGGTTTTAGAAGAATGGGAGATTCAGTGTGGTCCCCATAGGTTTTCTTACAAGGAACTCTTTAAAGCCACCAAGGGTTTCAGTGACAAACAACTCCTAGGTAAAGGAGGGTTTGGTCAGGTCTTCAAGGGCACACTTCCAGGTTCTGACACAGAGATTGCTGTTAAACGAATCTCGCATGATTCAAGACAAGGAATGCAGGAGTTCTTGGCAGAGATATCGACTATTGGTCGGCTTAGACATCAGAACCTAGTCAGGCTTCAGGGCTATTGTAGGTACAAAgagcagctctacttggttTATGACTTTATGCCCAATGGAAGTCTTGACAAGTACCTCTACCGCAGAGGGAATCAAGAGCCACTCACTTGGAACCAACGTTTCAAGATCATCAAAGATGTTGCCTATGCACTCTGCTATCTTCATCATGAGTGGGGACAAGTTGTGATTCATAGAGACATCAAGCCGGCAAATGTCCTGATTGACCATCATATGGATGCAAGGCTTGGGGATTTCGGTTTGGCTAAGTTGTATGATCAGGGTTTTGATCCACATACATCTAGAGTAATTGGAACTATTGGGTATATAGCACCTGAGCTCATAAGAAGCGGAAGAGCAACCACAGGGACAGATGTATATGTCTTTGGGTTGTTTATGCTGGAAGTTTCTTGCGGTAGAAGGTTGATAGAGCCACGAGCACCCTCCAACGAGGCCGTCCTTGCTGAATGGACGTTAGAGTGCTGGGAAAGTGGAGATATTCTCGAGGCAGCTAGTGAAAGACTCCATGCAGAACAAGATAGAGAACAGGTGGAGCTTGTTATGAAGCTGGGAGTGTTATGTTCACACCAGGTTGCAACAATTAGGCGGGACATGTCTAAGGTGATCAAGATCTTGAACTGTGATGTGCAGATTCCAGATAATCTACTAGATATTGTCAAAGCTGAGAAGATCAGAGTGTGGTCTGAGATATCTGAGAGAGCGCTTGGTGTCTTGAATACACAAATGTCCATCGGTACCTTGACGCTTACGGAACCTTTTACCTCTCATGGCCGCTGA
- the LOC111197705 gene encoding stearoyl-[acyl-carrier-protein] 9-desaturase, chloroplastic-like — MALKLNNPLASQPYNFPSSARPPISTFRSPKFLCLASSSPALSSKEVESLKKPFTPPKEVHVQVLHSMPPQKIEIFKSMEDWAEQNLLTHLKDVEKSWQPQDFLPDPASDGFEDQVRELRERARELPDDYFVVLVGDMITEEALPTYQTMLNTLDGVRDETGASPTSWAIWTRAWTAEENRHGDLLNKYLYLSGRVDMRQIEKTIQYLIGSGMDPRTENNPYLGFIYTSFQERATFISHGNTARQAKEHGDLKLAQICGTIAADEKRHETAYTKIVEKLFEIDPDGTVVAFADMMRKKISMPAHLMYDGRDESLFDNFSSVAQRLGVYTAKDYADILEFLVGRWKIENLTGLSGEGNKAQDYLCGLTPRIRRLDERAQARAKKGPKVPFSWIHDREVQL, encoded by the exons ATGGCATTGAAGCTTAACAACCCTTTGGCATCTCAGCCTTACAACTTCCCTTCCTCGGCTCGTCCGCCAATCTCTACTTTCAGATCTCCCAAGTTCCTCTGCctcgcttcttcttctcccgCTCTCAGCTCCAA GGAGGTTGAGAGTTTGAAGAAGCCATTCACACCACCAAAGGAAGTGCACGTTCAAGTCTTGCACTCCATGCCACCCCAGAAGATCGAGATCTTCAAATCCATGGAAGACTGGGCCGAGCAGAACCTTCTAACTCATCTCAAAGACGTGGAGAAGTCGTGGCAGCCCCAGGACTTCTTACCCGACCCTGCATCCGATGGGTTTGAAGATCAGGTAAGAGAGCTAAGAGAGAGGGCAAGAGAGCTCCCTGATGATTACTTCGTTGTTCTTGTGGGAGACATGATCACAGAAGAAGCGCTTCCGACCTATCAAACCATGCTGAACACTTTGGATGGAGTGAGAGATGAAACTGGTGCTAGCCCCACTTCATGGGCTATTTGGACAAGAGCTTGGACTGCAGAAGAGAACCGACATGGTGATCTTTTGAATAAGTATCTTTACTTGTCTGGCCGTGTTGACATGAGGCAGATTGAAAAGACCATTCAGTACTTGATTGGTTCAGGAATG GATCCTAGAACAGAGAACAATCCTTACCTTGGCTTTATCTACACTTCATTCCAAGAAAGAGCCACCTTCATCTCTCACGGAAACACAGCTCGCCAAGCCAAAGAGCACGGAGACCTCAAGCTAGCCCAAATCTGCGGCACAATAGCTGCAGACGAGAAGCGTCATGAGACAGCTTACACCAAGATAGTTGAGAAGCTCTTTGAGATTGATCCTGATGGTACTGTGGTGGCGTTTGCAGACATGATGAGGAAGAAAATCTCGATGCCTGCTCACTTGATGTACGATGGGCGCGATGAAAGCCTCTTTGACAACTTCTCTTCCGTGGCTCAGAGGCTCGGTGTGTACACTGCTAAAGACTATGCGGACATTCTTGAGTTTTTGGTTGGGAGGTGGAAGATTGAGAACTTAACCGGGCTTTCGGGTGAAGGAAACAAAGCGCAAGACTACTTGTGCGGGTTGACTCCGAGAATCAGGAGGCTGGATGAGAGAGCTCAAGCAAGAGCCAAGAAAGGACCCAAGGTTCCTTTCAGCTGGATACACGACAGAGAAGTGCAGCTCTAA